In the Aliarcobacter cryaerophilus genome, one interval contains:
- a CDS encoding DUF523 domain-containing protein translates to MRILVSSCLLGEDTRYDGLNSSIALNPKFRFSQKELFMDIMCENEIFSICPEVAGGLGIPRNKAEIKSHNKPFMVIDEKENDVTINFLIGAKKALDICLENSIKVALFKSKSPSCGNIEVYDGTFSKKLVLEKGLTARLLEENGIKVFNENQLEDLKKFIKENR, encoded by the coding sequence ATGAGAATATTGGTTTCGTCATGCCTTTTAGGAGAAGACACAAGATATGATGGATTAAACTCTAGTATTGCATTAAATCCTAAATTTAGATTTTCACAAAAAGAGCTTTTTATGGATATTATGTGCGAAAATGAGATTTTTTCAATTTGTCCTGAAGTTGCAGGTGGTTTAGGAATTCCAAGAAATAAAGCAGAGATAAAAAGCCATAATAAACCTTTTATGGTAATTGATGAAAAAGAAAATGATGTAACTATAAATTTTCTAATTGGTGCAAAAAAAGCTCTTGATATATGTTTAGAAAACAGTATAAAAGTAGCACTGTTTAAATCAAAATCTCCATCATGTGGTAATATTGAAGTTTATGATGGAACATTTAGTAAAAAACTCGTACTTGAAAAAGGATTAACGGCAAGATTGCTTGAAGAAAATGGAATTAAAGTTTTTAATGAAAACCAATTAGAAGATTTAAAAAAATTTATAAAAGAAAATAGATGA
- a CDS encoding molybdopterin molybdotransferase MoeA — MRDFISYNKSLKIINSIEFSKTPTQKLFITNAIGRVLAKDIVADHNSPEFPTSGMDGYAIKFEDISNDFIEIVDKNPAGFVVEKSVENGSCIKTFTGSLMPKGSDTLVPIENVEVHENKIKIIKPVPFGFAVRNIGENYKKNEVLIKKGTIIGFSEVGVMASLNIPQVDVFLNPTIAVASTGSEILDLGVTQTNDSQIRSSNHLTLEALFRSNGAEVLQMGPIIDDIDTITNFFESSLKKADIVVTTGGVSVGDYDFVQDVIKDRLKAKILFHGVLIKPGLHILIALKDEKVIVALPGFAYSSTITAILYVLPLIFKFRKANQSLPIVKARINQDLKRTQDKTIFTACNVEYKNGEYIIDFVGKKSGTSAILTNMLGNPALLIQNQDSLDIKSGDLVDIILLNNLK; from the coding sequence ATGAGAGATTTTATTTCATATAACAAATCTTTAAAGATTATAAATAGTATAGAATTTAGTAAAACTCCTACTCAAAAACTTTTTATCACAAATGCCATAGGAAGAGTTTTAGCTAAAGATATAGTAGCCGATCATAATAGTCCTGAATTTCCAACTTCGGGAATGGATGGATATGCTATAAAATTTGAAGATATAAGTAATGATTTTATAGAAATTGTTGATAAAAATCCAGCTGGATTTGTAGTAGAAAAAAGTGTTGAAAATGGTAGTTGTATAAAAACTTTTACAGGTTCTTTAATGCCAAAAGGAAGCGATACTTTAGTTCCAATTGAAAATGTTGAAGTGCATGAAAACAAGATAAAAATTATAAAACCAGTTCCTTTTGGTTTTGCTGTGCGAAATATTGGAGAAAACTACAAAAAAAATGAAGTTTTAATCAAAAAAGGAACAATAATTGGTTTTAGTGAAGTTGGGGTTATGGCTTCTTTAAATATTCCTCAAGTTGATGTCTTTTTAAATCCAACCATTGCAGTTGCTAGTACAGGAAGTGAAATTTTAGATTTAGGTGTTACTCAAACAAATGATTCTCAAATAAGAAGCTCAAATCATCTTACACTAGAGGCACTTTTTAGAAGTAATGGTGCAGAAGTATTACAAATGGGACCAATTATTGATGATATAGATACTATTACAAATTTCTTTGAAAGTTCACTTAAAAAAGCTGATATTGTTGTAACAACAGGTGGAGTTAGTGTTGGAGATTATGATTTTGTTCAAGATGTAATAAAAGATAGATTAAAGGCAAAAATTTTATTTCATGGTGTTTTGATAAAACCAGGACTTCATATACTTATAGCTTTAAAAGATGAAAAAGTTATAGTAGCGCTTCCTGGATTTGCATACTCTTCAACTATTACAGCTATTTTGTATGTTTTACCTTTGATTTTTAAATTTAGAAAAGCAAATCAATCTTTACCAATAGTAAAAGCTAGAATAAATCAAGATTTAAAAAGAACTCAAGATAAAACAATTTTTACAGCTTGTAATGTTGAGTATAAAAATGGTGAGTATATTATCGATTTTGTTGGCAAAAAATCTGGGACAAGTGCTATATTAACAAATATGTTGGGTAATCCAGCACTTTTAATCCAAAATCAAGATAGCCTTGATATAAAATCAGGAGATTTGGTAGATATTATTTTGCTAAACAATTTAAAATAG
- a CDS encoding DMT family transporter: MENRNIFYLLLVVSMILWGASWISTKVLTNYINAYEMVFLRMGICFISMAPIIFFTNMKYKLDLKTSILILFASFFLVLYSIFMFWGVEHGTGSLGGAMVPSMIPIITYIFVAILNKKTISLKHSFALILGVFGVLNMINIYQFSIEAIFSKDNIYFIIASTLWAIITIITAKSIKINAFVFTTYTYIISSATLYIFYIDSSIFVKILEFDTIFWFNMFVITILSTTFATSIYFFGAAKYGAKEVSSFVFLVPASAIIIGNIFLDEKIEFTTIIGVILAMIAIYILNNLSFFRLFRKKS; encoded by the coding sequence GTGGAAAACAGAAATATTTTTTATCTGCTTCTTGTTGTATCTATGATACTTTGGGGAGCATCTTGGATTAGTACAAAAGTTCTTACAAACTACATAAATGCTTATGAGATGGTGTTTTTACGAATGGGAATATGCTTTATATCTATGGCTCCTATAATATTTTTTACAAATATGAAATATAAATTAGATTTAAAAACTTCAATCTTGATACTTTTTGCATCATTTTTTTTAGTTTTATATAGTATTTTTATGTTTTGGGGAGTTGAACATGGAACTGGAAGTTTAGGCGGAGCAATGGTTCCTTCAATGATTCCAATCATAACATATATTTTTGTAGCAATTTTAAATAAAAAAACTATTAGTTTAAAACACTCTTTTGCTTTAATTTTGGGAGTTTTTGGTGTTTTAAATATGATAAATATATACCAATTTAGCATTGAAGCTATATTTAGCAAAGATAATATATATTTTATAATAGCCTCAACTTTATGGGCAATTATCACTATAATTACTGCTAAATCAATAAAAATAAATGCTTTTGTATTTACAACTTATACTTATATAATATCTAGTGCTACTTTATATATTTTTTATATTGATAGTTCTATTTTTGTAAAAATATTAGAGTTTGATACAATTTTTTGGTTTAATATGTTTGTAATTACTATTTTAAGTACAACATTTGCAACATCTATTTACTTTTTTGGAGCAGCTAAATATGGTGCAAAAGAGGTTTCTAGTTTCGTTTTTTTAGTTCCAGCAAGTGCTATTATTATAGGAAATATTTTCTTAGATGAAAAGATTGAATTTACAACAATTATTGGTGTTATTTTAGCAATGATTGCAATATATATTTTAAATAATCTAAGCTTTTTTAGATTATTTAGAAAAAAGAGTTAA
- a CDS encoding CDP-alcohol phosphatidyltransferase family protein, whose product MNFLFNKHSHFNLANIVTFFNISCGIFAIYFLTHDEFMGAALFAWLAGAFDIFDGKIARKYNLSTEFGIQLDSYADFLSFVIVPAMFIYFAIFDGKESFYNMALIAFVFIYYVISGLRRLIQFNINANEGEVEKYFTGIPTPLGAILLWVVYLIYLTDYVNEYFVLGSIIIIGYLLNSKIKIKHL is encoded by the coding sequence ATGAATTTTTTATTCAATAAACATAGTCACTTCAATCTTGCAAATATTGTAACTTTTTTTAATATCTCTTGTGGAATTTTTGCAATATATTTTTTAACTCATGATGAGTTTATGGGGGCTGCTCTTTTTGCTTGGCTAGCTGGTGCATTTGATATATTTGATGGTAAAATAGCAAGAAAATATAATCTTTCAACTGAATTTGGAATTCAACTTGACTCTTATGCTGATTTTTTATCTTTTGTAATTGTTCCTGCAATGTTTATATATTTTGCTATTTTTGATGGAAAAGAGTCATTTTACAATATGGCTTTAATAGCGTTTGTTTTTATTTATTATGTTATTTCTGGTCTTAGAAGACTTATTCAATTTAATATAAATGCAAATGAAGGTGAAGTTGAAAAATATTTTACTGGTATTCCAACACCCTTAGGAGCAATTCTTCTTTGGGTAGTATATTTAATATACTTAACAGATTATGTAAATGAGTATTTTGTCTTAGGTTCTATAATAATTATTGGATATTTATTAAATTCAAAAATAAAGATCAAACATTTATGA
- a CDS encoding M48 family metallopeptidase: MLQFFVIAYCFYLFFTIYTSFMQIGFVKDATKKKAIILSTKKYHEAANYSIDKEKLAISSSFFDFIIFIIWLSFGLKFLDAQLNIDNPILKAVLFINLFIIINWFLSLPFSLYQTFKLDKKYGFSNITPALYIKDTIKSGFLTVVFGSLVIAVISYIILNFPSWWIFGFIFIFAVIVLINMLYPLIRDKMFDKFEKLKDVELEEKINALLKEVGFKSSGVFSVDASKRDSRLNAYFGGLGSTKRVVLFDTLIEKLTHNELLAVLGHELGHFKNGDILKNIGIMGLVMFIFFAIFGNLNDELFLSLGLKNEPYAIIVVFLIFSTVLSFFLMPLISLISRHNEYAADDFGANLSSKEDLVKALLKLANENKSFPYSHKLYIFFYFSHPPLIERFKELGYDVEKEKFI; this comes from the coding sequence TTGTTACAATTTTTTGTTATAGCATATTGTTTTTATCTTTTTTTTACAATTTATACATCTTTTATGCAAATTGGATTTGTAAAAGATGCAACTAAAAAAAAGGCTATTATTTTAAGTACAAAAAAATATCATGAAGCAGCAAATTATAGTATTGATAAAGAAAAATTAGCAATTTCTAGTTCATTTTTCGATTTTATTATTTTTATCATTTGGTTAAGTTTTGGTCTTAAATTTTTAGATGCTCAACTAAATATTGATAATCCAATTTTAAAAGCTGTTTTATTTATAAATTTATTTATTATTATAAATTGGTTTTTATCTTTACCATTTTCTTTGTATCAAACTTTTAAATTAGATAAAAAGTATGGTTTTTCAAATATAACACCAGCTTTATATATTAAAGATACGATAAAATCTGGATTTCTTACAGTTGTTTTTGGTTCGCTTGTAATTGCAGTAATTTCATATATTATTTTAAATTTTCCATCTTGGTGGATATTTGGTTTTATTTTTATTTTTGCAGTTATTGTTTTAATAAATATGCTTTATCCTCTTATTAGAGATAAGATGTTTGATAAGTTTGAAAAGCTAAAAGATGTTGAACTTGAAGAGAAAATAAATGCCCTTTTAAAAGAGGTTGGTTTTAAAAGTAGTGGAGTATTTAGTGTCGATGCAAGTAAAAGAGATAGTAGATTAAATGCTTATTTTGGAGGACTTGGAAGCACAAAAAGAGTTGTTTTATTTGATACTTTAATTGAAAAATTAACTCATAATGAACTTTTAGCAGTTTTAGGGCACGAACTAGGACATTTTAAAAATGGTGATATTCTTAAAAACATAGGAATCATGGGATTAGTTATGTTTATTTTCTTCGCTATTTTTGGAAACTTAAATGATGAGCTTTTTTTAAGTTTAGGATTAAAAAATGAACCTTATGCAATTATTGTAGTTTTTTTAATCTTTTCAACAGTTTTAAGCTTTTTCCTAATGCCTTTGATTTCTTTGATTTCAAGACACAATGAATATGCTGCGGATGATTTTGGAGCAAACTTATCTAGCAAAGAAGATTTAGTAAAAGCTTTGCTAAAACTAGCAAATGAGAACAAATCTTTTCCATATTCTCATAAGCTTTACATATTTTTTTACTTCTCTCATCCCCCTTTGATAGAGAGATTTAAAGAGCTGGGATATGATGTTGAAAAAGAGAAATTTATATGA
- a CDS encoding putative metalloprotease CJM1_0395 family protein — MEIQNDYLSASTIYSELALKRSELANIDKKEFEKSTFEKSDSINPISKYDEKDYERVLNRFKSSDMETRNHEQLHASLGTTTTPIRYDYQMGPDGKLYAIGGSVRFDTSIPKDKDEAIQKLDELQKASSSPDGLSRADSSIAQAANLNKMLIQSIQEGANYENR; from the coding sequence ATGGAAATACAAAACGATTATTTAAGTGCTTCCACAATATATTCTGAATTAGCTTTAAAAAGAAGTGAGTTAGCAAATATTGATAAAAAAGAGTTTGAAAAATCAACTTTTGAAAAAAGTGATAGTATAAATCCTATTTCTAAATATGATGAAAAAGATTATGAGAGAGTTTTAAATAGATTTAAATCTAGTGATATGGAAACTAGAAATCATGAGCAGTTACATGCTAGTTTAGGAACTACTACAACTCCTATTAGATATGATTATCAAATGGGACCAGATGGAAAGCTATATGCAATTGGAGGAAGTGTAAGATTTGATACATCTATTCCAAAAGATAAAGATGAAGCGATACAAAAATTAGATGAACTACAAAAAGCTTCATCTTCTCCTGATGGTTTAAGTAGAGCTGATAGTTCTATTGCACAAGCTGCAAATTTAAATAAAATGTTAATACAATCTATACAAGAAGGAGCTAATTATGAGAATAGATAA
- a CDS encoding exopolyphosphatase: MKNEVITIDLGSNSFRVLKYDCLNFKIIDEYHQVVGLADGLINSGLISFEALNRVIDAINIAKDKLSFKPENAVCVTTAAMRKAKNSQEALDFIENNSGAKFKIIDSNEEARLTLLAIKYALKREKIDTQNFILLDIGGGSTELIVNFENNFYIKSFDFGIVTMTQKSSKDGKLFEDLENQKIEIKKFLSTLDFSIKDFPFIATAGTPTTIASIKLGFSYFNYDKNIVNGTILDIKDLEDSLKLLKQKTIEELTEMVGKGRIEYLEIGTYIYRLFFDALEKENSIVFDDGLREGVAINYALSKK; encoded by the coding sequence ATGAAAAATGAAGTCATAACAATTGATTTAGGTTCAAACTCTTTTAGAGTGTTAAAATATGACTGTTTGAATTTTAAAATCATAGATGAATATCATCAAGTTGTTGGACTTGCTGATGGTTTAATAAATAGTGGATTAATAAGTTTTGAAGCTTTAAATAGAGTAATAGATGCAATAAATATTGCAAAAGATAAGTTGAGTTTTAAACCAGAAAATGCAGTTTGTGTAACAACTGCTGCTATGAGAAAAGCAAAAAACTCACAAGAAGCATTAGATTTTATTGAAAATAATAGTGGTGCAAAATTTAAAATAATAGATTCAAATGAGGAAGCAAGACTTACTTTACTTGCAATAAAATATGCTTTAAAACGAGAGAAAATAGATACACAAAACTTTATATTACTTGATATTGGTGGTGGTTCAACAGAGCTTATAGTTAATTTTGAGAATAATTTTTATATAAAAAGTTTTGATTTTGGAATAGTTACAATGACACAAAAATCTTCAAAAGATGGAAAGTTATTTGAAGATTTAGAAAATCAAAAAATAGAAATAAAAAAGTTTTTATCTACACTTGATTTTTCAATAAAAGATTTCCCATTTATTGCAACAGCTGGCACTCCAACAACTATTGCTTCAATAAAATTAGGATTTAGCTATTTTAATTATGATAAAAATATAGTAAATGGAACTATTTTGGATATAAAAGATTTAGAAGATAGTTTAAAACTTTTAAAACAAAAAACAATTGAAGAGTTAACTGAAATGGTAGGGAAAGGTAGAATTGAATATTTAGAAATTGGAACATATATTTATAGATTATTTTTTGATGCTTTAGAAAAAGAAAACTCTATTGTATTTGATGACGGATTAAGAGAAGGTGTTGCTATAAATTACGCTTTAAGTAAAAAGTGA
- a CDS encoding neutral zinc metallopeptidase encodes MRWENNRRSSNIEDRRGESHNFGGNSRGSSIVSLLPLIKSLLGTKIGRVILVIGLVLYFGFGINPLSFIEGEATSQTQTKKVVNQEYEDRQAAFVSAVLAQTEDIWREIFVQNGLAYSDAKLVLFRGAVKSACGFASSATGPFYCPSDKKVYIDLSFFDELAKKYKAPGDFAQAYVIAHEIGHHVQNLLGTLNKVQKEKSNVSVTKQNALQVKVELQADCYSGVWAHHSKAMFDSIEEGDLEAGLKAASAIGDDTLQKKSQGYVVPDSFTHGTSNQRMEALKKGFYSGDIKDCSF; translated from the coding sequence ATGAGATGGGAAAATAATAGAAGAAGTTCAAATATTGAAGATAGAAGAGGTGAGTCTCATAATTTTGGAGGCAATTCAAGAGGAAGTTCTATTGTTTCATTATTACCTTTGATTAAATCTCTTTTGGGTACAAAAATTGGAAGAGTTATTTTAGTTATTGGTTTAGTTTTATATTTTGGATTTGGAATAAATCCATTATCATTTATTGAAGGTGAAGCAACTTCTCAAACACAAACTAAAAAAGTAGTAAATCAAGAGTATGAAGATAGACAAGCTGCATTTGTTAGTGCTGTTTTAGCTCAAACAGAGGATATTTGGAGAGAAATTTTTGTACAAAATGGTCTAGCATATAGTGATGCTAAACTTGTACTTTTTAGAGGGGCAGTTAAAAGTGCTTGTGGATTTGCCTCTTCTGCAACTGGACCTTTTTATTGTCCAAGCGATAAAAAAGTATATATAGACCTATCTTTTTTTGATGAATTAGCAAAAAAATATAAAGCTCCTGGAGATTTTGCACAAGCTTATGTAATTGCTCACGAAATAGGGCATCATGTACAAAATCTATTAGGAACTTTAAATAAAGTTCAAAAAGAAAAAAGTAATGTTTCAGTAACCAAACAAAATGCTTTACAAGTAAAAGTTGAATTACAAGCTGATTGTTACTCTGGAGTTTGGGCACATCATTCAAAAGCTATGTTTGACTCAATAGAAGAGGGTGATTTAGAAGCTGGATTAAAAGCTGCTAGTGCTATAGGAGATGATACTTTACAAAAAAAATCACAAGGTTATGTTGTTCCTGATTCATTTACTCATGGAACTTCAAATCAAAGAATGGAAGCTTTAAAAAAAGGTTTTTATAGTGGAGATATAAAAGATTGCTCTTTTTAA
- a CDS encoding DNA recombination protein RmuC — MIFEFESTNFFLVVAIVIILFATILFFVVEKYKSKIKSLELEKEFLEASIAQNRENQALLKAEIENITSKIFEDNAKKSNQNINQILEPFKAQLNIFGNRVNEVFTEETKQRSSLLTEIKNLKELNNQISNDALNLTKALKGQNKIQGDWGEMILESILNQSGLRRDIEYKVQNSFRTSEGNLIRPDVIVHLPTNKDIIIDSKLSLNSYVDYFNSEDEIEKKESISRLINSIKNHIKDLSSKKYENIDSLRSLDFVLMFIPIEGAFSIALSQNSNIFEMALKSNIVIVSPTTLYSSLKVIENLWQDNRQSENAKEISKQAADLYDKFVGFLNDFEDIGKSIDKSKESYDKAINKLSSGRGNLISRSQKFLELGVKPTKEISSKYIKDEE; from the coding sequence ATGATTTTTGAATTTGAAAGTACAAATTTCTTTCTAGTAGTTGCAATAGTTATTATACTATTTGCAACTATTTTATTTTTTGTAGTTGAGAAGTATAAATCAAAAATAAAGAGTTTAGAGCTAGAAAAAGAGTTTTTAGAGGCTTCTATCGCTCAAAATAGAGAAAATCAAGCTTTACTAAAAGCTGAGATAGAAAATATTACTTCTAAAATTTTTGAAGATAATGCAAAAAAATCAAACCAAAATATAAATCAAATTTTAGAACCATTTAAAGCTCAATTAAATATATTTGGAAATAGGGTAAATGAAGTTTTTACAGAAGAGACAAAACAAAGAAGTTCACTTTTAACAGAGATAAAAAATTTAAAAGAGTTAAATAATCAAATCTCTAATGATGCTTTAAATCTTACAAAAGCACTAAAAGGTCAAAATAAGATTCAAGGTGATTGGGGAGAGATGATTTTAGAATCTATTTTAAATCAATCTGGACTTAGAAGAGATATTGAATATAAAGTTCAGAACTCATTTAGAACTAGCGAAGGAAATCTTATAAGACCTGATGTTATTGTTCATCTACCTACAAATAAAGATATTATAATTGACTCAAAATTATCTTTAAACTCTTATGTTGATTATTTCAATAGTGAAGATGAAATAGAGAAAAAAGAGTCAATTTCTAGGCTTATAAACTCTATAAAAAATCATATTAAAGATTTAAGCTCAAAAAAATATGAAAATATTGATTCACTAAGAAGTTTGGATTTTGTTTTAATGTTTATTCCTATAGAAGGAGCTTTTTCTATAGCATTATCACAAAATAGTAATATTTTTGAAATGGCTCTAAAATCAAATATTGTTATAGTTTCTCCAACAACTTTGTATTCAAGTCTAAAAGTTATTGAAAATCTTTGGCAAGATAATAGACAAAGTGAAAATGCGAAAGAGATTTCAAAACAAGCAGCAGATTTATATGATAAGTTTGTAGGTTTTTTAAATGATTTTGAAGATATTGGAAAAAGTATAGATAAAAGTAAAGAGTCTTATGATAAAGCAATAAATAAATTAAGTAGTGGAAGAGGAAATTTAATCTCAAGAAGTCAAAAGTTTTTAGAGCTTGGAGTAAAACCAACAAAAGAGATCTCTAGTAAATATATTAAAGATGAAGAGTAA
- a CDS encoding tRNA 2-thiocytidine biosynthesis TtcA family protein: protein MIEISKKITTNVGRTNAQFGLIKENDRIMIGFSGGKDSLTLLHTLNRMQKKAPFKFDFKAVTITYGMGEQIEFLSNHCKEHGIEHEIIDTQIFDLAGEKIRKNSSFCSFFSRMRRGYLYTTALEQGYNKVALGHHLDDAMESYFMNLFYNGTMRTMPPIYKASNGLEVIRPLIFCRERQLRAFADSNEIRVIGDEACPGLRFDVKIPHARATTKELLAKLEEQNPKIFVSMKAAFSNIQLPTFFYKDLKDIKLNIEDENI, encoded by the coding sequence TTGATAGAAATAAGTAAAAAAATAACTACAAATGTTGGTAGAACAAATGCCCAGTTTGGCTTGATTAAAGAGAATGATAGAATTATGATTGGATTTAGTGGTGGGAAAGACTCTTTGACTTTATTACATACACTAAATAGAATGCAAAAAAAAGCACCTTTTAAATTTGATTTTAAAGCAGTAACAATCACTTATGGAATGGGAGAACAAATAGAATTTTTAAGTAATCATTGCAAAGAACATGGAATAGAACATGAGATAATAGATACTCAAATATTTGATCTTGCAGGTGAAAAAATAAGGAAGAATTCTTCGTTTTGTTCATTTTTTTCAAGAATGAGAAGAGGATATTTGTACACAACAGCTTTAGAGCAAGGTTACAATAAAGTAGCTCTTGGACATCATTTAGACGATGCAATGGAGTCTTATTTTATGAATTTATTTTATAATGGAACTATGAGAACTATGCCACCAATATATAAAGCAAGCAATGGTTTAGAAGTAATTCGTCCACTTATATTTTGTAGAGAGAGACAACTTCGTGCTTTTGCAGATTCAAATGAGATTAGAGTTATTGGTGATGAAGCTTGCCCAGGTTTACGATTTGATGTTAAAATACCTCATGCAAGAGCCACTACAAAAGAGTTGTTAGCAAAACTTGAAGAGCAAAATCCAAAGATTTTTGTATCTATGAAAGCTGCATTTAGTAATATACAATTACCTACATTTTTTTATAAAGATTTAAAAGATATAAAATTAAATATTGAAGATGAAAATATATGA
- a CDS encoding acetolactate synthase large subunit — protein MKMSGAKMVIESLHQEGVEVVFGYPGGAIMNVYDEIYKQNYFEHILNRHEQACVIAAEGYARSTGKTGVAIVTSGPGFTNAITGIADAYMDSIPIVIISGQVPTTIIGTDGFQEIDAVGISRPCTKHNYLVNKIEDLPRIIKEAFHLASTGRPGPVHVDIPKDITAQIGEFIYPTEVNMPTYKPTLNYNKKQLKRAMEAISNAKKPLLYIGGGAILSNCGYEIRDLAKKLNIPAVETLMARGVMGDENPLFFGMLGMHGEYAANMAAHETDLLISLGARFDDRVTGRLDEFASKAKVIHIDIDPTSIAKLVVADYPIVGDLKLTVQAMIEDAENYEINDFSNWVELLKDYREKEPLRYIDTDDLIKPQWPIQRVGKILGDNAIISTDVGQHQMWTAQFFPFSYPRQWITSGGLGTMGFGLPAALGAARAFKGTNRVVVNFTGDGSILMNIQELMTCSEYELPVINIVLNNNYLGMVRQWQTMFYENRLAETDLTAQPKFKMLAEAFNCLGYTVSTKAEFDEAFKDAVEKRKPAMIEVIVARNEEVLPMVPNGHSLNEMTLLKGDR, from the coding sequence ATGAAAATGAGTGGCGCAAAAATGGTAATTGAATCATTACATCAAGAAGGGGTAGAAGTTGTATTTGGATACCCAGGTGGTGCCATTATGAACGTCTATGATGAGATTTACAAGCAAAATTATTTTGAACATATTTTAAACAGACATGAACAAGCTTGTGTTATTGCTGCTGAAGGCTATGCTAGAAGTACTGGAAAAACTGGAGTTGCAATAGTTACTTCAGGACCTGGATTTACAAATGCAATAACTGGTATTGCAGATGCTTATATGGATTCAATTCCTATAGTAATAATTTCTGGGCAAGTTCCAACAACAATTATTGGAACAGATGGTTTTCAAGAAATAGATGCTGTTGGAATTTCAAGACCATGTACAAAGCATAACTATTTGGTAAATAAAATAGAAGATTTACCAAGAATAATAAAAGAGGCATTTCATCTAGCAAGCACTGGAAGACCAGGACCTGTTCATGTTGATATTCCAAAAGATATTACAGCACAAATTGGAGAATTTATCTATCCTACTGAAGTTAATATGCCAACATATAAACCTACATTAAACTACAATAAAAAGCAGTTAAAAAGGGCTATGGAAGCTATTTCAAATGCTAAAAAACCTCTTTTATATATTGGAGGAGGAGCTATTTTATCAAATTGTGGATATGAAATTAGAGATTTAGCAAAAAAACTAAATATTCCAGCTGTTGAAACTTTAATGGCAAGAGGAGTTATGGGGGATGAAAATCCACTTTTCTTTGGAATGCTAGGAATGCATGGAGAGTATGCTGCAAATATGGCAGCTCATGAAACAGATTTATTAATCTCTTTAGGTGCTAGATTTGATGATAGAGTTACAGGAAGGCTTGATGAATTTGCATCTAAAGCAAAAGTTATTCATATAGATATTGACCCAACAAGTATTGCAAAGCTTGTGGTTGCTGATTATCCAATTGTTGGAGATTTAAAACTTACAGTTCAAGCAATGATTGAAGATGCTGAGAATTATGAGATAAATGATTTCTCAAATTGGGTTGAATTACTTAAAGATTATAGAGAAAAAGAGCCTTTAAGATATATTGATACAGATGATTTGATAAAACCTCAATGGCCAATTCAAAGAGTTGGAAAAATATTAGGAGATAATGCAATTATTTCAACAGATGTTGGGCAACACCAAATGTGGACTGCTCAATTTTTCCCATTTTCATACCCTAGACAATGGATAACAAGTGGTGGTTTAGGAACTATGGGATTTGGATTACCAGCAGCACTTGGAGCTGCTAGAGCATTCAAAGGTACAAATAGAGTAGTTGTTAATTTCACAGGAGATGGATCAATTTTAATGAATATTCAAGAGCTTATGACTTGTAGTGAATATGAATTACCTGTAATAAATATTGTTTTAAACAATAACTATTTGGGGATGGTTAGACAATGGCAAACTATGTTTTATGAAAATAGACTAGCCGAAACTGATTTAACTGCGCAGCCTAAATTTAAGATGTTAGCAGAAGCTTTTAACTGCTTAGGGTATACAGTTTCAACAAAAGCTGAGTTTGATGAAGCTTTTAAAGATGCTGTTGAGAAGAGAAAACCAGCAATGATAGAGGTAATTGTTGCAAGAAATGAAGAGGTATTACCAATGGTTCCAAATGGACATTCTTTAAATGAGATGACTTTATTAAAAGGAGATAGATAA